CTTCTTGAAGGTGAACTCGTGCGCGTCGATGATCTCCGGGAACTCGGCGACGATCGTCTTGAGCTTTTTCTCCAGCTTGGGGTTGCCCAGGACGGCATCCGTGGTCTCAATGGTGGCGGGCTCGCTCTCAATGTGGGTGAGGATGGAGGAGATCTCGGGCACGTTTTCGCGGATCTCGGCTTCCAGCCGGGTGACGGTGTCGTGGGCGTCTTTGAGGGGCATGCGCTCGTCGAGTTCCAGGTGCTGCTCGACATGCAGCCGGCCGCCGAGGACCTGCACGCTGACGTCGTGCACGTTAAAGTTGTTGCGCGCCGCCACGCCCCGGATCCGGTCAAAGATGTTTTCTCCCCCGAACTCGCGGGGCACGGGATGAACGACAACGTCGGCCTCGGGAAGGATGCGGCGGACGGCCTGCGTCACCGCGTCCACCACTTGCTCCGACCTCTGGAAGGTGAGATTGCGACGCAGGGCGATGGAAAAGTCGGCGAAGTATCGGTTGCCGGCGCGGCGGATCCGGGCGCGGTCCACACCGAGCACTCCGTCCACGCGGGCCACCTCTTCGATGATCCGGGAGCGCACGCCGGAGGGCGCGGCGTCGAGCAGAGCGTCGATGGTCTGCCGCGCCAGCCGCCAGCTCACGTAGACGACGACGCCAGCGACCACCAGGGCGGCGATGGGGTCGGCATCGCGCAGCCACGGCAGGTTCAGGCGGCCGGGGTGGCCGAGTTCGACCAGGACCAAGCCGAGGATCACCACGGCGCTCGACCAGATGTCGGTGCTGAAGTGCAGAGCGTCGGCCTGGAGTGCCTGGCTGTCGTACTTGAGGGCGACGCGGCGCAGGGCGCGCGAGCGCCAGAAGTCCGCGATCATGGAGGCGAACATGACAACGAATGCGGCCAGGCTGGGCTCGATCTCCACGTGCTTGAAGAAGAGGCGCTTGACGGCCTCGTACACGATCCAGACGCAGGTCAGCAGCAGCAGGCCGGTCTCGATAAAGGCGGAGAAGTTCTCGACCTTGCCGTGGCCGTACTGGTGGTCGGCGTCGGCGGGCTTGTCGGAGACGCGGACGGAGAAGAAGGTGATGACGGCGGCGATGAGGTCGAGACCCGAGTGCGCGGCCTCGGAGAGAATGCCCAAGCTGCCCGTGGTCACGCCGACAACCAGCTTCAAACCAGTAATGCCGACGGCGGCGAACACGGAATTCAACGCCACTCCGCGCTTCTCGCCGCGCATCGTCTCCGACGCAAGCTGTCCCGGGTAACTGGCCATTGGGTTCATTATTCACCGGGAGCGGCGATGCGCCAAGACGGATGAGCGCCCCGGAGGCCATTTCCGCTTGTGGTAGCATCACGGATTAAACACTCGAACCATCCGGAGCCCACAGCATGCGCATTTTTCTCATACTTGCGGTATTGATGGCCATGGGAAGCGTCGCGGCCGCACAAGCGGGAACGCCGCAGACCTCGAAGAGCGCGCAAGGGGCCGCGAAAAAGCCGGCCACCCCAGCGAAGAAGAGTCCCGCCGGCGGCAGCCAAGCGGTGATCACCATCGAGAACCTGTGCCCGGCGAGGCAGCCCAAGCCGACGCCATGCAAAACCGTGATCACGAAAGACGAGTTCGAGCGGATCATGCATGCCATCCGGCCGAACCTGCCGCCGGGCGCGCGCATGCAGCTGGCACAAAGCTATGCCGAGTTGCTCACCTTCGCAGCCCAGGCGGAAAAGGCCGGCCTGGACAAAACGACGGAATTCCAGGAACAGATCAAGCTGCGGCGGCTGCAATCGCTGGCCATGGCCTATAACCGCTACCTCCAGGAGAAATACGCGAAACCCTCCGAGGCGGAACTGGAAAAATTCTACAACGAGAACAAGCCAGCGTACGAGGAGATCACGCTGAAGCGGATGCACATCCCCAAGCCGATCAGCAGCGGGGAGAAGAAACCAGCCATGGACGAAGCCGCCACCAAGGCGATGGCGGAAAGGACGCGCGAGCGCGCGGCAGCGGGAGAGGATTTCGACAAACTGCAACAGGAGGCAATCGCGGCGGTCAACCCGGAGGCAGCGAAGACAGCGGCGCCCCCGACAAGCATCGGTCCGCGGCGCCGCGGCACTCTCCCCCCGCCACAGGAGGCGCAAGTCTTTGAGCTCACTGCCGGGCAGGTGTCGCCCCTGTTTGATGAGCGTTACGGTTTTTTCATCTACAAGGTGGAGAGCAAGCGTGTGGTCCCGCTGGCTGAGGTGAAGACGCAGATCGCACGGCAGCTCGAGGAACAAAAGATGCGGGACGCCGTCGAGAAAACTATCAGCTTGGTGAAGACGACCTTCGAACAGAACTATTTCAAGCCTCCGGAGCCGCCGGAGGCCCCGGCCGCTGCGCCCGCGGCCCCCGTGACGCCCGCGCCGGCAGCACCGACTGCGGGAGCGGACAAGGAAGCTCCGAAACAGGAGCCGCCTGCAGCGACACCGCCTTCGCCGCCGCCTCAGCAGCAGCAGACGCCACCGCCCAGCGGGACCGCGCCGACCGCGCCCCCAAAGTAGATGAGTGACGCGCCGCAAACAGTCCTGATAACCGGCGTCGCGGGAAACCTGGGCCTGCGCCTGCTCCGCGAGCTGCTGGATTTCCAGGTGATCGGGCTGGACAAGGCGCGGCCTGGTGCCGACCTCCCGTTGCGCTTCGAGAGCATCGACCTGGGGGAGGAGGCGTCCTGCGGCCAGATGGTTTCGGTATTGCGTGAAACCGGCGCGCAGGCTGTGGTCCACCTGGCGTTTGTGATCGACCCCGTACGCACCGGCGTACTGAACGTGGACCGCATGTGGCGCATCAACGTGGCGGGCACCGCCCGGGTGATGGAGGCGATCGCGGTGGTGAACCGCACCGGTGGGGCGGTGAAGAAATTCATCTATCCGAGCAGCGTGTCGGCCTACGGCTCGGACTTCCCCAAGGCGGTCAGCGAAGATTACCGGCTCGGCGGCCACACTCTGCCGTACTCGATCCACAAACGCGAGGCGGACGAGGTGGTGCAGGAGCGCGCGCCGGCGCTGGGCGACTGCGCCACGTACCTCCTGCGCCCGCACATCTTCACCGGCGCCACCATGCAGAACTACCTGGTCGGCGCGCTGCGCGGGACACCAACCGGCCTCGGCAAGCTGGGCGCGTGGCTGCGCGAGCGCGGCACGCGTCTGCCCATCGTCCTTCCCATGGGCGAGCGATACCTCCAGACGAAGTGGCAGTTCGTGCACGTGGATGATGTCGCGCGACTGGTGGCGCACATCCTGCGCCGGGAGGACAAGCGCGGAGAGTTGACTGTGCTGAACGTCGCCGGCCGCGGGCGGTCACTCAGCTTTGGCGAATGCGTGCGTATCGCGAACGCTAAGATGGTCCGCCTGCCCGGACAGGCGGCGTGCCGCAAAGTGTTGGGCCTGATGTGGAACATGGGGATCTCCGGCGTTCCAGCCGAGGCGCTGCCCTTCTTCGTGGGCAGCTACACCATGGATACGTCGCGGCTGCAAAAGTTCCTGGGATCGGAGTACGAAAAAGTCATGCAGCACACCGTCGAGGAGGCTCTGGCCGATTCGTTCGTGCCGGTCGCGGAACGCAAGCCCCTGGTGGAGCCGGCAGTCGGCGGTCGGCAGTCGTCTGCGGGACGCTAGACAGCCAAGGGCGTTCGCCCCGAACAGCTATTTCCTTCCCCGATACAAACCGGCGATCCCGAAGGTATAGGGCGTCCAGGACGCATCCTGGAATCCCGCAGCGCGCATCCGGCCGAGCATCTCTTGCGGATCCGGGAACCGCTCCACGGAGGCGGGCAGGTAGGAGTAGGGGCCGCGCACGCCGGAGATGAGCGTGCCGACCTTCGGAAGCACACGGCGAAAATAGAAGCCGTAGAGAACGCCGAGCACGCCCCGCGGTTCGCCAAAATCGAGGATGCCCACTTCCCCGTCGGGCCGCAGCACGCGGAAGATCTCGCGCAAGCCTGCGTCGTAGTTCGCCAGGTTGCGGAAGCCGAAGGCAGAAACCACCAGGTCGAAGCTGGCATCGTGCAGGGGAAGGCGGAGGGCGTCGGCTTCGACGACGCGGAAGTTCTTGCCCAAGCTCTTATCCGCGGCGAGCCGAAGCATGGGGTGGGCGAAGTCGGCGCCGACGATCTGCGGATTCGGGCTCTGGCGGCGGACGGCCAAACCCATGTCCCCGGTGCCGCAGCAAAGATCGAGCACGCGCGCGCCGGGACGTTCCAGGAGGTGGCGGAAAGTGCGCGCCGCGCGGCGCCACCACAGCCGGTCCACGTTCATCGAGAGGAGGTGGTTCAGCAGATCGTAGCGGGGCGCGATGGCAGAAAACATCTCGCGCACCGCCGTGGCCGCGGCCTGCTCGTCGCGCGCGCCGGCCGGTTGAGCGCCGACGATCTTCTCCTGCTCTGCCGACGTCAATGCAGGCGCTCCACGGCGTCGAGGTCGGCCTTGTCTCCGAGATACTCGTATTTCTGCAGGGCGATGGGCACGTTGCCATTCTTCCACACAAAGTCGTGGAACCGGTTCAGCAGGAACGAGTCGCCTTCCTTGCGGCGCGCCTGGGCGAGGAATCCGAGGATCTGCGCCTTGCCGATCTGGTAGCTGATGGCCTGGCCGGGGTCGGAGGCGAAGAATGCCGCCTCATCGTGCGCGGTCTCGGCATCCATGGGGACGGTGGTGCTCAGGTATTCGGCTCCCTGCTCGATGGTGAACTGGCCGAGAGCGAGCTTGACGTCCACCTCGACGCGCAGCGCGCGCAGGCGCGCCATGTTGTAGATGATCTCGCGGGTGCGCGGCGAGTCGTCGAACAGGCCGGCCTGGACCATCATCTCCTCGTTGTAGAAGGCGATGCCCTCGTTGGCTCCGGAATCGTAGTAGTGGCGGCGGATAAGGTCCTCGTGCGCCCAGGACCACGCCATCTGCATGTAGTGCACGCCCTCGTGCACGATGCTGGTGCGTGGATCCTTGGCGTTGATGACGGCGAAGTATCCGATATCGGGCGCGGGCGGCGGCAGGTAGCGCACGCCGTTCTCCTTGAGCCGCGTAGGCGAGGTCAGGTCGTCGGTCACGCCGACGGAGGAGAGCGGCGCGAGGTAGCGGGGCATGGGCAGGTTGCGATAGTGCTGGAGCCAATCGGGCAGGTCCAAGATGCCGAACTCGTGGAAGTACTGGCGAACCGCAAGCTCGTCGCCGGCTTCGCGCTTGATCTGCGCCTCAGCGGACGGCGCCAGCTTCAGGTCCGGCAACCCGCGATCGCGGTGATGCTCGAGATCCTCAAAGGCGACCGAGCGGGCCCATTCTAGGCGCCCGATCTGAAGCAGCTGCTCCGGCGCGTACGGCAGGAGGGCCACGTTCTTCAAGAACCAGACGTAGTTGTCACCGCCGATCGCGGTCTTCTGCGACATCTGCGGCAGGCGCTGCTGCAGCCACCCGGCATACGACTCGAGCGCGACGATGGCGCGTTCCATCGCCGGCTCCAGCCTCACGGCGGCTTCCGGCGCCACTGCGGGCTTGAGTTCGCGCGCGACGGCCAGCAGGCGCGGGCGGATGTCTTTCAATTCGAGCAGGGCGACGCGGGCGAAGGGAGCGGCCGGGTCGGTGAGATTCTGGCGCGCGTCGCCGAGAATAGCCGGAACTGATTCGAGGCGGCGCACAATCTCGTCGCTGCGTGTTTGGCCGAACGGAGGCTGGACGATGAGGGCGTCGAACAGGGCGCCGATGGTCTGGGCGTTGTAGAAGCGCGGGTTGCGCTGCCAGGCACATAGGACGTCAAGCTCCCACTTCACCCGCATGATCGCAGACCCCAAGAGGCGGCGATCGACCTCGCGTGCGCGGTCGGTCTGCGGCGGGATCTTCCCCCAGCGCTGCTCGAATCCGGCCAACGCCCGGCGCTGCGTGGTGATGGCGGCGGGTGACCAGTCGGCCTTCCATCCGTCGGGCCGCTCGATGCGCGGGATGTCGTCACCAGAAAACGGCTGGGTTGTGGCTCGCCAGGCCCAGAAGTCGCGCCCGAGGTCGTCAATTGCGTCGGCGGATGCGAGGGGAACGGCCAGCGACAGCGCCAACGCGAGCACAGCGAGTTTTCTCATCAGTGTCACCAGTATGGTTCGATGGTTCGATTCGGTCTCTGCCAGCCCGATCCGCAACCTCTACGCCCGGCTAAGATCGCGCAATCCCTCCACCGCCTGCAGGACGGCGCGATCGGGCACGTCGGAAACGATCTCCACCTTGCCGATCCCCGTGGGGAGCACAAAGTGGACCACGCCGTCCCGGGTCTTCTTGTCGGCTTGCAGCCGACGGAGGACGCTGCGCGGACGCGTGGAGACGCGCGGCAGCGCAGCATAGGCGAGCACAGCGGAGATCACGCGCCGCGCAGTCGCGGAGTCGGTCTTCTGCATGGCGGCGGCGATCGTGGACGCAGCGATCATGCCCCAGGCCACGGCTTCGCCATGCAGGAACTGTTTGTACGCCGTCTCCGCCTCCAGGGCGTGGCCGACGGTGTGTCCGAAGTTCAGGATGCGGCGCAGGCCGCCTTCGCGCTCGTCGGCGGCGACCACATCGGACTTTACACGGATGCACTCGGTGATCAGCCATTCGAGCGCGGCGCCGTCCCGCCGCAGGATGGCCCCGCGCTCCTGCTCCATGAATTCGAAGATGGCCGGGTTGCGAATCACCCCGCACTTGAGCGCTTCGTACAGGCCGGAGCGGTACTCGCGCTCCGGCAGGGTGGAAAGCAAGTGGGGATCCACCAGCACGGCGCGCGGTTGATGGAAGGTGCCCAGAAGGTTCTTGCCCGCCGGAAGGTTCACGCCTGTCTTTCCGCCGATGGCGGAGTCGAGCTGGGCGACCAGCGTGGTTGGCACCTGCACGACGTCGATGCCGCGCATGTAGATGGAAGCGACGAATCCGGCGACGTCGCCCACCACGCCTCCGCCGAAGGCGATGACCACGGAGCTGCGATCCGCGCCGCCCTTCACCAGGCGCGCTGAGAGATCCTCGACCGTCCGCATGGTCTTGTAGCGCTCGCCGTCACCCATGTCGATGAAGTCGAATTTTAGCCCTGCTTTGCCGAGGGCCTTGGCGAACGCTGGTCCCCAGTGCCTGCGGACCGGGCGGCTGCTGACCACGAACGCGCGCCGTTTGCCGCCCAGCACGGCGACCAGCTGCTCGCCCGCGCGGCGCAGTAGTCCGCTCTCGACGAAGGCCGAGTAGGGGCGCGGCGGCACGGCGATGTTGACTTCTTTCACGGCGTTTCATCATAGCCGAAGGCCAAGTGACGGCGGGAGAAATGCGGGAAGTCGAGCGCACTCCGGCTCACCGATTGCAAACCGGGCCGGGTGTTATCATTTTGCCGGCATGAAGAGCGTCCCAGCCGAAACCGACTTCATTGTCGTGGGTGCCGGCATCGCGGGCATGCGCGCAGCCATCGAACTGGCCGCCGCGGGGCGCGTCCTTGTGCTCGCCAAGAACGAGCTCACCGAATCAGCCACCCAGTACGCTCAGGGCGGCATCGCCGTCGCGCTCAGCGACGAGGACGAGATCAGCCTTCACCTTCAGGACACGCTCAATGCCGGCGACGGCCTGTGCAATGTCGAAGCCGCCAAGGTGCTGGTCGAGGAGGGCCCGGAGCGCATCCAGGAACTCATCGATTGGGGCACGCAGTTCGACCGGCACGGCACCAAGCTGACTTTCACGCGCGAAGGCGCGCACAGCCGCTCGCGCGTGTTGCACGCCCACGGCGACTCCACCGGACGGGAGATCGGGCGCGCGCTCTACCACAAGGCAAAGACGTTCAGGAACATCTCCTTCTGCGAATTCGAGTTTGCCGTCGACCTGTGTCATCACGACGGCCGCGTGGGAGGCATCGAGCTGATCAACGAGAAGGGCGAGGTGAAAGAGGTCCACGCGTCGGCGGTGCTGCTGGCCACGGGCGGCATCGGGCAGGTCTACAAGGAGACGACCAACCCGGGCGTGGCGACCGGCGACGGCGTGGCCATGGCCTACCGCGCCGGAGCAGAGATCAGCGACATGGAGTTCGTGCAGTTCCATCCCACGGCGCTGTACGTCAAGGGGGCGCCCCGGTTCCTGCTGTCGGAGGCGTTGCGGGGCGAAGGCGCGATCCTGCGCAACCAGGAGATGGTGCGCTTCATGTCCAAGTACCACTCCATGGCGGAACTGGCGCCGCGGGACGTGGTGGCCCGCGCCATCGCGCATGAGATGGAGCGCTCGAAAGCGCCCGATCCCTGCGTCTTCCTGGACATGACGCATCTCGAGGGCAAGCACCTCCGAGAACGCTTCCCACGCATCTACGCCACCTGCATGGAGTTCAACATCGACATGGAGACGGACCTGATGCCGGTACGGCCCGCGGCGCACTATGCCATGGGCGGCGTACGCACCGACCTGGAGGGCAGGACGAACCTGCCCGGACTCTATGCCGCGGGCGAGTGCGCCTGCACCGGCGTGCACGGAGCGAACCGCCTGGCCAGCAATTCCCTGCTCGAGGGGCTGGTGTACGGAGCGCGCGCCGGCCGCACCCTCTGCACCGAAGCACGCCCGGTGGGGCACAAGAACAATCCCGGCAACAAGGCAGGCACAAGGATCGAGGCCCCGGGTGAGCCGAACGGACCGGCGGCCGAGGGGATCATCCACGGCGTGCAAGACTTGGCGTGGAAGGAGGTCGGCATCGTGCGCAATGGCGGGCAACTGCGGCAGGCCATCCATCAGCTCGAACGATGGCACGACCGCCTTCCGCCCATGACCAGCCGGCGTAACTGCGAGGCCCATAACATCTACCAGAGCGCGCTGCTGATCGCGCGCTCGGCGCTGGCGCGCGAAGAGAGCCGCGGCGCCCATTACCGCCTGGACTACCCCAGCCACAACGACGCCAAGTTCCACAAGCATTCGGTCGTCGTGCGCGACAAGACTCGCTTCGAATAAACCTCGCCTACGGACTGGACGGGCCCCCAGCCTCCGGCTCATGCTTTTTCGGCAACGCGATCGAGGCGCCGATGGAGACGGCAAGCACCACCGCCACGACGCCGAGGGCGAGGTGGATGGGCATGTCGTAATAGTGCGAAAGCAGCATCTTCGCCCCGATGAACATGAGTATGACCGCAAGCCCGTAATGCAGGTAGTGAAACAGCTCCATCATCCCAGACAGCGCAAAGTAGAGGGAGCGGAGGCCCAGCACGGCGAAGACGTTCGAGGTGTACACGATGAACGGGTCCTGCGTGACCGCCAGGACCGCCGGGATGGAATCGGTGGCGAACAGCACGTCGGTGGTCTCGACCAGCACCAGCACCAGCGCCAGGGGCGTGGCAAACCAGCCTTGCGGCGTGTGCTCGAAAAACCGGTCGTCCTTGTAATCGTGGGTTACACGGACATGCTTGCGGAACAGCTTCAGCACCCAGCTGTCCTTGGGACTGATCGCTACCCCGCGATGTACGGCGAGCTTGACGCCTGTGTACACCAGGAACGCGCCGAATACGTAGATGATCCACTGCACGCGGCGGATGAGAGTCACGCCGGTCGCGATGAAAATGGCCCGCATGATGAGCGCGCCCAGGATCCCCCAGAACAACACCTTGTGCTGGATCTGCCGTGGCACCGCAAAATGGCGGAAGATCAGCAGAAAGACGAAAAGGTTATCGACGCTGAGCGACTCTTCAATGAGATAACCGGTCACGAACTCGAGCGCGAGCTGGCGATTGGGCTTGGCCCAGCTGCCGGTCATCAGATGACCGAAATGGTAGATGAGAACGGCGAATGTGGCGGCCAGGCCGACCCACACCACGGTCCACGCGAGGGCCTCGCGGTAGCGCACGGCGTGTGCCTTGCGATGGAAGACCCCCAGGTCCAACACGAGCATCGCCAGCACGAACGCGTTGAATAAGACCCAGAACAGCCAGTTCCCGGCCATTCAGTTTTCTCCGGTCGGCATTGTAACTGCGAGGTGTCGAATGTGCTGTGCGTTGGTTCACCCGGTGAGCGATTCCCACCCGCGTCGTTCCAGGTCCCAGAAGATGAAGGCGATGCCTGCAGCCGCACAAAGCAGCAGGCCGAATCCCAGGGCGAAGCGGCCGAAGACGACGTACCCGATGCCGAACAGGGCCGAGTAGATCATCCCGCAGCCCACGATCCAGTCCACCGCAGCCCAGCGCAGACTCTGCCGGGAGACATGGTTACGCGCGAAGGCGCGCCATCCCGCCGCCGCGGGCTGCACCTTGTCGTAGAACGCCTGCAGCCTGGCTGCGGGTTCCGGCGGCGTCAGGTAGGTGACGACCAGCCAGCTCACGGTAGTAAAGGCCGTGGTAAGGATCATGAGCCACGCGAAACCGTGGGCATCGTCGGAGCTCAGGGGTGCTGCCGGCAGGCGTAGGTCGAACTCCTGCAACCTCGTGACCACCGGCGCCGACCACCTCGATTGCAGGTAGAGCGAAGACACCGCGGCCGCGGTCATGGCGCTGACCTCCGACCACGCGTTAATACGCCACCAGAACCAGCGAAGAATGAAAACCAGCCCGGCGCCCGCGCCGATGGCAATGAGGAATTTCCACGCGCCTCCGATCGAGTCCATATAAAACGCGGCGATCCCCGCAACCAGCGTGACGAATACCGTCGCGACTCGCGAAGCCACCACATAGTGACGCTCTGCTTCTCCCCTGCGCACGAAACGCCGGTAGAAGTCGTTGATCAGGTAGGACGCGCCCAGGTTGATGTGCGTCCCGATGGTGGACATGAATGCCGCCGCGAAGCCCGCCAGCATCAGCCCGCGCAGGCTCGGAGGAAGTTGCGTCACCATGACCTGGAGGTAGCCCGCCTCGGGATCCTTCAGGTTCGGATACATCGCGACCGCGACCAGCGCCGCCAGGATCCACGGCCATGGGCGCAATGCGTAGTGCGCGATGTTGAACAGCAGCGTTGCGCCCAGCGAGTGCCGCTCGTTCTTTGCCGAGAAAATCCGCTGCGCGATGTACCCTCCACCTCCGGGTTCAGCGCCCGGATACCAGCTCGCCCACCAGTTGATGCTGAGAAACACCAGGAACGTGAGGAACAGGTCGGAGCCGGGCGCCGGGAAAAAGGCGAGCGTGTTCCGATGGATGGTCGCGTCATACGCCGCGATCTTTGCTGTCAGCCCGGCCATGCCGCCCACCGCCGCCACCGCGAAGGCAGCCAGCGCGATCACCATGGTCATCTTCAGGATGAACTGTATGAAGTCGGTCCACAGCACCGACCACAGACCCGAGACCGCGGTGTAGACCAGCGTCAGAGCAGCGATGGCGAGGGCGAGAAGGAGGGCGTGCAGCTTGTCGAGGCCGAGGGTGATCTCGAGCACCTTGGCCATGGCCAGGTACACCCAGCCCATGATGATGGTGTTCACCGGGAGAGCGAGGTAGAGCGCGCGAAAGCCGCGCAGAAAGGCTGCCGGCTTGCCCGCGTAGCGCAGCTCCGCGAACTCCATATCGGTGAGCACTCCGGCCCGGCGCCACAGTCGGGCGAAGAAGAAGACAGTCATCATGCCGCTCAGCGCCATCGCCCACCACAGCCAGTTTCCCGCAATGCCGTTCTTGTAAACCAGGCCGGTAACGACCAGGGGCGTGTCCGCCCCGAATGTGGTCGCGACCATCGAGGTCCCCGCCAGCCACCACGGCACGCTCCTCCCCGAGATGAAGAACTCGCCCACGCTCCCGCTGGCGCGCCGGTAGTAATGGAAACCAATGCCGAGGTTGATGGCGAAGTAGACGGCGAGGACGAGCCAGTCGAGCGCGGTCAGTTGCACGTTGCTGAACTCTTACCACGGATTCGAACCCATGCCCATCGCTATTCGAGAGTATCGGAGTAGCGGCCTAGCGCAGGTCGAGGAGCCGGATCGTCTCCAGAACCACGTCGCCCGAGATCTGCAGGCTCTTCGGGCTCACTTTGTCGAGAGTGTCCTGGTCGGTGTGGTGCAGCGAGTTGTTGTAGCCGTAGTCGAGATCGATGATGTCGGCGACCGGCACGCCGAGCCGGCCGAAAGGCAGGTGGTCGTCCTCCACCGCGGTCTCGTTCACGAAGAAGTGCGATTGATAACCCAGGTTCGACGCCGCCTGGTACACCAGATCCTCGAGCCATGCTGTTGAGTTCTGGTCACGCTGGATGTCTAGGTCCGCGTCGCCGATCATGTCGGTCAGTAGGAAGGCCTTGAGCTCCTTCAGGGTTCCGTCCTTCTGCCATTTCTCGGCCATGTGCTTGCTGCCGTAGAGGCTGTCCTCCGCAGACCATTGCCGCACCGCCTCCTCGCCGTCGAACCACACCAGCCAGACGCTGTAGCCCCGCCGTCTGCCCCGCAGATGGTTGGCGAGCTCGAGCAGCAGGCCGGTGGTCGAACCGCCATCGTTCGCCCCGACGAACTTCGGCCTGCCATACAGCGTGTCGTAATGTGAAGCGATGACGATGATTCCGTCCTTCGTCCCAGCGTACTTGGCGATGATGTTGAACATGGGGACTGAGCCCGCAGGCGTCTGCGCGGTGAACTCATCGCTCTCCACCTGGTCGCCCTTGAGCCGCGCCACGATGTAGTTCTCGACCTTCTTGTGCGCCGGGCTGCCGATCGGCCGCGCGCCGAGGCCCACCACCTCGCGCACGTACTTCATGGCCCGTGAGGCATCGATTTTGGGCGCGGTGGCCGGAGCCGGGTCAGCGGTGCGCGCCGGCGCCGCAGTCTGCGCCGGTTGTGCCGCGGCCTCGATTGGAGGTGGGCTCTTCGTATTTCCGTTCCCTTGAGAGCAACCCGCTGCCGT
This genomic stretch from Terriglobia bacterium harbors:
- a CDS encoding Na+:solute symporter, whose protein sequence is MQLTALDWLVLAVYFAINLGIGFHYYRRASGSVGEFFISGRSVPWWLAGTSMVATTFGADTPLVVTGLVYKNGIAGNWLWWAMALSGMMTVFFFARLWRRAGVLTDMEFAELRYAGKPAAFLRGFRALYLALPVNTIIMGWVYLAMAKVLEITLGLDKLHALLLALAIAALTLVYTAVSGLWSVLWTDFIQFILKMTMVIALAAFAVAAVGGMAGLTAKIAAYDATIHRNTLAFFPAPGSDLFLTFLVFLSINWWASWYPGAEPGGGGYIAQRIFSAKNERHSLGATLLFNIAHYALRPWPWILAALVAVAMYPNLKDPEAGYLQVMVTQLPPSLRGLMLAGFAAAFMSTIGTHINLGASYLINDFYRRFVRRGEAERHYVVASRVATVFVTLVAGIAAFYMDSIGGAWKFLIAIGAGAGLVFILRWFWWRINAWSEVSAMTAAAVSSLYLQSRWSAPVVTRLQEFDLRLPAAPLSSDDAHGFAWLMILTTAFTTVSWLVVTYLTPPEPAARLQAFYDKVQPAAAGWRAFARNHVSRQSLRWAAVDWIVGCGMIYSALFGIGYVVFGRFALGFGLLLCAAAGIAFIFWDLERRGWESLTG
- a CDS encoding TerC family protein — its product is MAGNWLFWVLFNAFVLAMLVLDLGVFHRKAHAVRYREALAWTVVWVGLAATFAVLIYHFGHLMTGSWAKPNRQLALEFVTGYLIEESLSVDNLFVFLLIFRHFAVPRQIQHKVLFWGILGALIMRAIFIATGVTLIRRVQWIIYVFGAFLVYTGVKLAVHRGVAISPKDSWVLKLFRKHVRVTHDYKDDRFFEHTPQGWFATPLALVLVLVETTDVLFATDSIPAVLAVTQDPFIVYTSNVFAVLGLRSLYFALSGMMELFHYLHYGLAVILMFIGAKMLLSHYYDMPIHLALGVVAVVLAVSIGASIALPKKHEPEAGGPSSP
- the nadB gene encoding L-aspartate oxidase, with translation MKSVPAETDFIVVGAGIAGMRAAIELAAAGRVLVLAKNELTESATQYAQGGIAVALSDEDEISLHLQDTLNAGDGLCNVEAAKVLVEEGPERIQELIDWGTQFDRHGTKLTFTREGAHSRSRVLHAHGDSTGREIGRALYHKAKTFRNISFCEFEFAVDLCHHDGRVGGIELINEKGEVKEVHASAVLLATGGIGQVYKETTNPGVATGDGVAMAYRAGAEISDMEFVQFHPTALYVKGAPRFLLSEALRGEGAILRNQEMVRFMSKYHSMAELAPRDVVARAIAHEMERSKAPDPCVFLDMTHLEGKHLRERFPRIYATCMEFNIDMETDLMPVRPAAHYAMGGVRTDLEGRTNLPGLYAAGECACTGVHGANRLASNSLLEGLVYGARAGRTLCTEARPVGHKNNPGNKAGTRIEAPGEPNGPAAEGIIHGVQDLAWKEVGIVRNGGQLRQAIHQLERWHDRLPPMTSRRNCEAHNIYQSALLIARSALAREESRGAHYRLDYPSHNDAKFHKHSVVVRDKTRFE
- a CDS encoding M28 family peptidase, coding for MTRIAVVLGTLSLLTAAGCSQGNGNTKSPPPIEAAAQPAQTAAPARTADPAPATAPKIDASRAMKYVREVVGLGARPIGSPAHKKVENYIVARLKGDQVESDEFTAQTPAGSVPMFNIIAKYAGTKDGIIVIASHYDTLYGRPKFVGANDGGSTTGLLLELANHLRGRRRGYSVWLVWFDGEEAVRQWSAEDSLYGSKHMAEKWQKDGTLKELKAFLLTDMIGDADLDIQRDQNSTAWLEDLVYQAASNLGYQSHFFVNETAVEDDHLPFGRLGVPVADIIDLDYGYNNSLHHTDQDTLDKVSPKSLQISGDVVLETIRLLDLR